One genomic segment of Streptomyces sp. TLI_146 includes these proteins:
- a CDS encoding YggT family protein: MGVALDVVYIALMCFLIVLIFRLVMDYVLQFARSWEPGKAMVVVLEATYTVTDPPLKLLRRFIPPLRLGGVALDLSFFVLMIIVYILISIVTSVGR; this comes from the coding sequence ATGGGCGTCGCACTGGATGTGGTCTACATCGCGCTGATGTGCTTCCTCATCGTGCTGATCTTCCGGCTCGTCATGGACTACGTCTTGCAGTTCGCACGTTCATGGGAACCCGGCAAGGCGATGGTGGTCGTTCTTGAGGCCACCTACACTGTCACCGATCCACCGCTCAAGCTTCTGCGGCGGTTCATTCCGCCGCTGCGTCTCGGGGGCGTGGCACTCGACCTGTCCTTCTTCGTTCTGATGATCATCGTGTACATCCTGATCTCCATCGTCACCAGCGTGGGGAGATAG
- a CDS encoding cell division protein SepF — protein sequence MAGAMRKMAVYLGLVEDDGYDGPGFDPDDEFEPEPEPERDRRRHQPPHQVERDEPVRAVQPPAPREPVAHAAVMPAESGRPARIAPVASITPERPSLEKNAPVIMPKVVSEREPYRITTLHPRTYNEARTIGEHFREGTPVIMNLTEMDDTDAKRLVDFAAGLVFGLHGSIERVTQKVFLLSPANVDVTAEDKARIAEGGFFNQS from the coding sequence ATGGCCGGCGCGATGCGCAAGATGGCGGTCTACCTCGGTCTCGTGGAGGACGATGGGTACGACGGCCCGGGGTTCGACCCCGATGACGAGTTCGAACCCGAGCCGGAGCCCGAGCGGGACCGCCGCCGGCACCAGCCTCCGCATCAGGTCGAACGGGACGAACCGGTACGAGCCGTACAGCCGCCGGCTCCCCGTGAACCGGTCGCGCACGCAGCCGTGATGCCCGCGGAATCGGGGCGTCCGGCGCGAATCGCCCCCGTGGCATCCATCACACCTGAACGTCCGAGCCTGGAGAAGAACGCACCGGTGATCATGCCCAAGGTCGTGTCCGAGCGGGAGCCCTACCGCATCACCACGCTGCACCCGCGGACCTACAACGAGGCCCGTACCATCGGGGAACACTTCCGCGAGGGCACGCCGGTGATCATGAACCTCACCGAGATGGACGACACCGATGCGAAGCGACTTGTCGACTTTGCCGCCGGTCTTGTGTTTGGTTTGCACGGCAGCATTGAACGGGTGACGCAGAAGGTGTTCCTGTTGTCGCCTGCTAACGTCGATGTCACGGCGGAGGACAAGGCCCGTATCGCAGAGGGCGGTTTCTTCAACCAGAGCTGA
- a CDS encoding YggS family pyridoxal phosphate-dependent enzyme codes for MTDRKAELAANLAQVEERISAACAAVGRKRDDVTLIVVTKTYPASDVRLLYELGVRQVAENRDQDAAPKAAACADLPDLRWHFVGQLQTNKVRSVVTYADLVQSVDRDRLVTALSAAAVKAEREVGCLIQVALDAESGARGDRGGVAPDGIEQLAGLVADAPGLRLDGLMTVAPLAGEYAGRERAAFERLMDLSTDLRRAHPAANMVSAGMSADLEEAVAAGATHVRVGTAVLGVRPRLG; via the coding sequence ATGACGGACCGTAAGGCGGAACTCGCCGCGAACCTGGCACAGGTGGAGGAACGTATCTCCGCGGCCTGTGCGGCAGTCGGGCGCAAGCGGGACGACGTGACGCTCATCGTGGTCACCAAGACCTACCCCGCTAGCGACGTCCGGCTCCTGTACGAGCTGGGGGTGCGTCAGGTCGCCGAGAACCGGGACCAGGACGCCGCCCCCAAGGCGGCGGCCTGCGCCGACCTCCCGGATCTGCGCTGGCACTTCGTGGGCCAGCTCCAGACGAACAAGGTCCGTTCCGTGGTGACTTACGCGGATCTGGTGCAGTCCGTCGACCGGGACCGGCTGGTCACCGCGCTCTCCGCGGCCGCCGTGAAGGCGGAGCGGGAGGTGGGGTGCCTCATCCAGGTCGCGCTCGACGCCGAGTCGGGTGCGCGGGGCGACCGGGGCGGCGTCGCCCCCGACGGAATCGAGCAGTTGGCCGGACTTGTGGCGGACGCGCCCGGTCTGCGGCTGGACGGTCTGATGACCGTGGCGCCGCTGGCGGGCGAGTACGCGGGCCGCGAACGGGCCGCATTCGAGCGGCTGATGGATTTGTCGACTGACCTGCGCCGCGCTCATCCGGCTGCGAACATGGTGTCAGCAGGGATGAGTGCGGACCTCGAAGAGGCTGTTGCGGCCGGAGCGACACATGTACGCGTCGGTACGGCGGTACTCGGAGTCCGACCCCGGCTCGGGTAA
- the pgeF gene encoding peptidoglycan editing factor PgeF → MIGQHILASGAHFAFTDRWGGVSAAPYEELNLGGAVGDDPAAVRTNRGLAAKALGLDPDLVVWMNQVHSPDVAVVDGPWGADAEVPAVDAVVTARRGLALAVLTADCTPVLLADPVAGVVAAAHAGRPGMVAGVVPAAVAAMVSLGAEPSRITARTGPAVCGKCYEVPAEMRDEVAAAEPAARSRTSWGTPAVDVTAGVHAQLAALGITDRQPSGVCTLESHDHFSYRRDRTTGRLAGYVWLDAEGPGATGGEGSGHDGP, encoded by the coding sequence GTGATAGGGCAGCACATCCTCGCGAGCGGCGCGCACTTCGCCTTCACCGACCGGTGGGGCGGAGTGAGCGCCGCTCCGTACGAGGAGCTCAACCTGGGCGGCGCGGTCGGCGACGACCCCGCCGCGGTCCGGACCAACCGCGGCCTCGCCGCCAAGGCGCTGGGGCTCGACCCGGACCTGGTGGTCTGGATGAACCAGGTGCACTCGCCGGACGTGGCCGTGGTGGACGGGCCGTGGGGCGCCGACGCCGAGGTCCCGGCGGTGGACGCGGTGGTGACCGCCCGTCGCGGGCTCGCCCTCGCGGTCCTGACCGCCGACTGCACGCCCGTCCTCCTCGCCGACCCGGTCGCCGGGGTGGTGGCCGCCGCGCACGCGGGGCGGCCCGGGATGGTCGCGGGCGTGGTGCCCGCGGCGGTCGCGGCGATGGTCTCGCTCGGCGCCGAGCCGTCCCGGATCACCGCGCGGACCGGGCCCGCCGTCTGCGGCAAGTGCTACGAGGTCCCGGCGGAGATGCGGGACGAGGTCGCCGCGGCCGAGCCGGCCGCCCGGTCCCGGACGAGCTGGGGGACCCCGGCCGTCGACGTCACCGCGGGCGTGCACGCGCAGCTCGCGGCGCTCGGGATCACGGACCGGCAGCCGTCGGGGGTGTGCACGCTCGAATCGCACGACCACTTCTCGTACCGCCGCGACCGCACCACCGGGCGGCTCGCCGGATACGTCTGGCTCGACGCCGAGGGGCCCGGTGCGACCGGGGGAGAGGGAAGCGGGCATGACGGACCGTAA
- the ftsZ gene encoding cell division protein FtsZ codes for MAAPQNYLAVIKVIGVGGGGVNAINRMIEVGLKGVEFIAINTDAQALLMSDADVKLDVGRELTRGLGAGANPAVGRKAAEDHREEIEEVLKGADMVFVTAGEGGGTGTGGAPVVANIARSLGALTIGVVTRPFTFEGRRRANQAEDGIAELREEVDTLIVIPNDRLLSISDRQVSVLDAFKSADQVLLSGVQGITDLITTPGLINLDFADVKSVMSEAGSALMGIGSARGDDRAVAAAEMAISSPLLEASIDGARGVLLSISGGSDLGLFEINEAAQLVSEAAHPEANIIFGAVIDDALGDEVRVTVIAAGFDGGQPPARRDNVLGSTAAKREEPAPVRAPERPLGGLGTVSAREETPAPAPVETAPVGEASPPQVPTARPYQDSQAEELDVPDFLK; via the coding sequence GTGGCAGCACCGCAGAACTACCTCGCAGTCATCAAGGTCATCGGTGTCGGCGGCGGTGGTGTCAATGCCATCAACCGAATGATCGAGGTCGGTCTCAAGGGCGTCGAGTTCATCGCGATCAACACCGACGCACAAGCTCTGTTGATGAGCGACGCCGACGTCAAGCTCGACGTCGGCCGTGAACTCACCCGCGGCCTCGGGGCCGGAGCCAACCCGGCAGTCGGGCGCAAGGCGGCAGAGGACCACCGCGAGGAGATCGAGGAGGTCCTCAAGGGGGCCGACATGGTCTTCGTCACCGCGGGAGAGGGCGGCGGCACCGGCACCGGCGGCGCACCCGTCGTCGCCAACATCGCGCGCTCGCTCGGCGCGCTCACGATCGGTGTGGTCACCCGGCCGTTCACCTTCGAGGGCCGCCGTCGCGCCAACCAGGCGGAGGACGGCATCGCCGAGCTCCGCGAAGAGGTCGACACCCTCATCGTCATCCCCAACGACCGGCTGCTGTCCATCTCGGACCGCCAGGTCTCGGTGCTCGACGCCTTCAAGTCGGCCGACCAGGTCCTGCTCTCCGGCGTCCAGGGCATCACCGACCTGATCACCACCCCGGGCCTGATCAACCTCGACTTCGCCGACGTCAAGTCGGTCATGTCCGAGGCCGGTTCGGCGCTCATGGGCATCGGCTCGGCGCGCGGCGACGACCGCGCGGTGGCCGCCGCCGAGATGGCGATCTCCTCGCCGCTCCTGGAGGCGTCCATCGACGGCGCCCGCGGTGTGCTGCTCTCCATCTCCGGCGGCTCCGACCTCGGTCTCTTCGAGATCAACGAGGCCGCGCAGCTGGTCAGCGAGGCCGCCCACCCCGAGGCCAACATCATCTTCGGCGCGGTCATCGACGACGCGCTGGGCGACGAGGTACGGGTCACGGTCATCGCGGCCGGGTTCGACGGCGGCCAGCCGCCCGCCCGCCGCGACAACGTGCTGGGCTCCACCGCCGCCAAGCGCGAGGAGCCCGCGCCGGTCCGCGCCCCCGAGCGCCCGCTGGGCGGACTCGGCACCGTGAGCGCGCGCGAGGAGACCCCGGCCCCGGCCCCGGTCGAGACCGCGCCGGTCGGCGAGGCGAGCCCGCCGCAGGTGCCGACGGCCCGCCCGTACCAGGACAGCCAGGCCGAAGAGCTGGATGTCCCGGACTTCTTGAAGTGA